In Triticum urartu cultivar G1812 unplaced genomic scaffold, Tu2.1 TuUngrouped_contig_6058, whole genome shotgun sequence, the sequence CATGCTCTACATGTGGAGTATGCTCTGCCTCATGCAACTCCTCATACTCCTCTACTTCAGCCTCCTCTACTTCACTCCCAGCCTCGCTATCATCCTCAAAAATAGTCTTTGTCCTTTTCTTTATTAGGACAAAGAACCACATCTAAGTGCATAGGTTCATCCACGTCATACATATTTTCCTCATCAACACGAACATGCACATTTGCAAGTCTTGGGTTGCGAAGGTAAGTATCATCCTCTTGTTCTATATTGTTGTTAGGTTTGCTATATACATCACAATGCCACTTGGTGATAGGATTATATGGTTCAGAGGGATCATAATATGCAATGATCATACAGAGCACCATTGTCTGTGTGTGTTTCTAAAACATAAGCATCAAATCCTGGTTGGATTGTACTTCTGGACATGTTTTTAGAGCATCATAGTAATACTGCACATGTGCAACTTCCAAATAACGCGATGGGTACTTCTCTACAATTGATTCAACCAAATTCTTATAATTTGTCAAGTCATAATCAATGACCTTCTCAAAACAAAAACATCTTATGTCCTTTCAAGCTTTTTTTATTGCCAAACAATTCAATCTTGAGCAAATAACTTGAATTTAGATCCATCCTATCAATTAAAGAGACAACTTTGCATCAAATCTATGCATGACTATTGCTAGACAATCTAATCTTTTACTTGAAACTAAGTGAACAAGTACTCTTGTTGGAGTCTCATCTTGTTGTGATCACACGCAAGCAAATTAACAGCAACATAAACCAAGTACAACCTATGCATGAACTTACCAATCTGGACAAAAACCTATGCATGATCATTTCTACTAGTACAAAACATATGCATGATCATTGCTACTAGTACAAAACTATACAAACTACTAAGCCATGAACTTACCGGACTGGACATGCCCATGTAGCTCCTTCCGTGGTCGACCTAGCCTTTCCCTTGCCTGACCCAGCAGCTCCTTCCGGGGTCGACCCAGCCATGCCTCGCCTGATTCTCCACCCACGCCGGCGGTTGAGCCCCTGGCCAATGCAACACCCTGGCCCGAGCCCGTTGTAGCCGTGCCCTGGTCACCTGCCAAAGCCGTGTTGTCTCCATCTGTAGCCGTGCGCTGGCCCGACCCCTTTGCTTCTGGAGCCTCGCCCTGGCCGCACCTAGCCGCAGCCCTGCCGTCGCCATTCTCCACCAATGTCGGATCCACATCAGCGCCTAGGTTTGACCCCTCCGCGGCCGCGCCCTGGCCATCCTCCGCAGCGCCGTCCCCATCCGTATCGCCGCCGCCATCCATAACCATGAGTAGCCACCGCCGCCGCTAGGACTGGACTAaggtccgccgccgccacctagGGTCGGGAGGAAGGGATGAGGAGGCGGGTCGGGAGAAAGGGGGTGAGGAGATAGCCCGTTCGGCTgctcctttctcttttttctaaTGTTATACGGGCAGGGGCAATTCTGTCCAATTGCAAAAGACTGACatcacttgtggcatgttttaaCGCTATGTGCTCACAGAACTAACGACAGTGCTAGAAAGGGCAATTTTTTACACCGGGTTAGATAAGGAAGAAAAAAGAATCCAATGTTAAATAGGGAAACAATATTTAAAAGAGTGTCATATAAGGAATTTTTTCTATATTTTTTTACCAGACCCTCTCCTTCCCGCTCGGTTTCCCAGCATAGTGGGACATTTCTATCTGGAGCCCCCTTCCATTAAAACGAGATGAACCCCACCTCACCTCGTCATGCCTTTCAATAGGGGATGGATCTTTTCATATTTACAATACAATAGAGTGGGTTAAAGTAACACATATTGTTGACACAAAACGACAAATAACTATAGATATCATTCTCAAAGGTCCATTCAACTTTGCAAATCTACACTGACATAGGAGGCGAGTGATAACATGAACGTATTCTTTGTCACCAATAAGCTCCACCTCCATCCCACAAACCATTTATTGCTAGAAGCGGTAATTGTCGGTCTTCGCTTCCCCATCCTTCCCTACATCTTCTACTCCTAGCCTCTTCGCCAACCAATTTCGTTGTCATCAACCAGCACCACGTTAACATCAGTGCGTTCATTAGTGGCGCCTTATCTTCTTATTGCTCCTTCCTCGCCAGATTTTAGTTCTCCTTCCTACTTATTTTCTAGAATACTCTTTCTTTATTtgttttctctttattttttgGAATACGGGTTTCTTCTCCAATATCATGGATCACTTGGTTGCTTTAGTTTCTTTTCCTTCTTGTTCTTGGAACACACTTTTTTTTCTACTATAGCATGAACCATCTAGCGAATGTTGTGTCGTGTTATCCCCGCTCGTGAATCTTTCAGCAACCTTTAGTGTGCGGACATCCTGCAGAGTATGGTCGGCATCCTTCTTAGTGAATGCTAGTTCACCCATGTTGCAAGCGCACGGTGACCGTTGTCCTTGTTGTCAAGCAGTCCTCGACCATGTCGCTG encodes:
- the LOC125530084 gene encoding uncharacterized protein LOC125530084; translation: MVMDGGGDTDGDGAAEDGQGAAAEGSNLGADVDPTLVENGDGRAAARCGQGEAPEAKGSGQRTATDGDNTALAGDQGTATTGSGQGVALARGSTAGVGGESGEAWLGRPRKELLGQARERLGRPRKELHGHVQSGEEKPMWS